From the Borreliella afzelii genome, the window TTTTATCATTAAGGAAGATGTGTTTTAATATATTGATTTTTAGTTTTTGGAGGAATTAAAAGGAGTTATGTTGTATATTATTGGTACACCAATAGGCAATTTAGAAGATATTACTTATAGGGCGGTTGATGTTTTAAAATCGGTAAATGTTATCTTTGCAGAAGACACCAGAGTAACTAGTAAGCTTTTGTCGCGATATAAAATTAATAAAAAAATGATTTCTTGTAATGCCGTAACAGAAAATAAGAAGATAAGCTCACTATTAGATTATTTGGCAAAAGGCAATTCTGTTGCTTTTGTTAGTGATGCTGGCACTCCAGGGCTTAGCGATCCGGGGAGTCTGTTAGTTGCTGCTGCTTTTAGAGAGGGGTACAAAGTTTGTCCAATTCCTGGAGTAAGTTCTTTTAATACGATTGTAAGTGTTAATCCTTTTAGAGATAAATCAGTGCTTTTTGAAGGATTTTTACCTAACAAGGGTCTTAAAAGGTTTAAAAGAATTGCTGAGCTATATAAAAGGGGCGATGCATTTGTGTTGCTTGAATCTGGTCATAGACTTTTGAAATTGCTTGTTGAAATTTCTTCTGTTAGTTTGGATGCGAAGATTCTTATTGGTCGCGAGATGACAAAAATTTATGAAGAATACCAAATTGGAAAGCCTTTAGAATTAAAAAAATATTTTGAATCGAGTAAAGAGAAGATTAAAGGAGAATTTACTATTTTAGTCAGCAGAAGTCGTTCAAAATAAATGTTTTCTATTTAGAGTCAAAACTTTATTATTATAGGTTTTATCCAATTGATTTATTGTGTTATACTTAAATTTTAATAGGGGTTTTTATGAAAATTTATTTAGCTTCTCCATTTTTCAACGAAGAGCAAATTAAGCTTAGGGATGAGGTTTTGAAATTTCTTGAAGAGTTCAATTTAGATGTATTTTCTCCAGAGCATCATGCTGTCAAAAAGATGGGATTGCTTGAAAAGGTTGATTATAAGTTTGTAAATAGAGATATAAGAGAAAAAATAAGGGAAATAGATTTAAAAGAGTTGGTTAGTAGCGATATTGTTTTAGCTTTGGTTAATTATGTTGATGCGGGTACGGCCTATGAGAGAGGATTTGCCTTTGCTAAAAAGATACCAAGTATAGATTTTTTTAAGGACAAGCAAGATTCTGATTTTTATAATTTAATGTATAGTGATTGTAATGCATCTTTTACGAATTATAGTGACCTTAGGGAAGGAATTTTAACTTTCAAAGAATTGTGGATTAAGTTTAAAGGAGATAATGAAAATTTTAGAACTTTCTTTGA encodes:
- the rsmI gene encoding 16S rRNA (cytidine(1402)-2'-O)-methyltransferase: MLYIIGTPIGNLEDITYRAVDVLKSVNVIFAEDTRVTSKLLSRYKINKKMISCNAVTENKKISSLLDYLAKGNSVAFVSDAGTPGLSDPGSLLVAAAFREGYKVCPIPGVSSFNTIVSVNPFRDKSVLFEGFLPNKGLKRFKRIAELYKRGDAFVLLESGHRLLKLLVEISSVSLDAKILIGREMTKIYEEYQIGKPLELKKYFESSKEKIKGEFTILVSRSRSK
- a CDS encoding nucleoside 2-deoxyribosyltransferase; translated protein: MKIYLASPFFNEEQIKLRDEVLKFLEEFNLDVFSPEHHAVKKMGLLEKVDYKFVNRDIREKIREIDLKELVSSDIVLALVNYVDAGTAYERGFAFAKKIPSIDFFKDKQDSDFYNLMYSDCNASFTNYSDLREGILTFKELWIKFKGDNENFRTFFDYLKAKLGNKLKKVLTTLPVNEKCGC